The following are encoded in a window of Eschrichtius robustus isolate mEscRob2 chromosome 1, mEscRob2.pri, whole genome shotgun sequence genomic DNA:
- the LOC137760078 gene encoding small ubiquitin-related modifier 1-like: MSDQEAKLSTEDLGDKKEGEYIKLKVTGQESSEIYFKVKMTTHLKKLKESHCQRQEVPMNSPRFLFEGQRIADNHTPKELGIEGEDVIEVY; this comes from the coding sequence ATGTCTGACCAGGAGGCAAAACTTTCAACTGAGGACTTGGGGGATAAGAAGGAAGGAGAATATATTAAACTCAAAGTCACAGGACAGGAGAGCAGTGAGATTTACTTCAAAGTGAAAATGACAACACATCTCAAGAAACTCAAAGAATCACACTGTCAAAGACAGGAAGTTCCCATGAATTCACCCAGGTTTCTCTTTGAAGGTCAGAGAATTGCTGATAATCATACTCCAAAAGAACTGGGAATAGAGGGAGAAGATGTGATTGAAGTTTATTAG